From the Takifugu flavidus isolate HTHZ2018 chromosome 12, ASM371156v2, whole genome shotgun sequence genome, one window contains:
- the arhgef12a gene encoding rho guanine nucleotide exchange factor 12 isoform X2 yields MSDTQSNFTDRFPKKANRTSSILSKDHPPDKKPKSDKSSLSSNEFDPTALVVQKSGSSSVLAEGKPESCGLVPRCVIIQKDENGFGLTVSGDNPVFVQLVKEDGAAMRAGVQTGDRIIKVNGTLVTHSNHIEVVKLIKSGSYVALTVLGRPPGLTQIPLSEAESEMLGVSISSPSSPATERPYSPQDRFSAQPSWDENNSVCNQKVDYSAKMLSREQDLQAMKEEYSRKLSPKLLKDTQEAKKHIPQQGHPCRTTGATQEPFHGIDADDGSMFETDFSPTFKGDNNTDSSWTSTPTSRGFGCGSPENHHLKESSFPSPKSTPRSSLNSCHSPDAEDVTDLDSLSPTTVSSPSVSRVISQIIGAEDDYFDSDQEQSNGQCNSFNSIEQLKSRPAHLAAFLHHVISQFDPAPVLCYLYADFYKQTNSKETRRVFMDLHNFFIDRGANLKVPVPDSISADLDRRRTELIPEEINRQLVQMLQDSLLPDIQKNLEDFRQKRSMGLTVAEVELSRLDQERIRDRVTLERERSYAENIIGKIEDILLTTQTTEEEKCTTMQYVIYTYMKHLGVRVKEPRSLESKRVRINFLPKIKKSIKTEKEGEEKKKPRFPSILGPQRRPSRIEAAPVSKALDGRPRPQKQLSQPTLGASEHTEAGRLRGSQSSEGPELIHSTSVNTSSPSSTAVSSDSSRDADASGTLTSGPSRMSDGLQADPLEGLPYPPTHFDLYSLDQLQEEDRESDRAHEGTPKIIRRFEGIVGADIQSEDDQGTDSEHDPPYWQQLVGREVLAGLMPQEIKRQEVINELFYTERAHVRMLRVLDHLFYQRLSKDAILPPADIKNIFTNLEEILQLHVSILEQMAAVRKRNESSVIDQIGDDLLSWFSRGEEEKIKQAAGTFCSNQPFSLEIIKTKQKKDSRFASFIQEAESNRLCRRLQLKDIIPIEMQRLTKYPLLLDNIAKYTDNTAEKDKVKQAADCCRKILNHVNQAVKESEDKQRLEDYQRRLDLSSLKQTDNPMILELKNLDLTKRTMVHEGPLSWKMNKDKTIELYTLLLEDILVLLQKQDERLILKCHSKNLAGTADTKHTFSPIIKLNTVLVRSVATDNKSFFVLSMSENGAQIYELMAPTVSDQMTWQRLITQRADAIKVKPHSVIPLPQTEGERDGVEIITAGVSRMIRDPDRTSTGSTQSTDKESSPAPRSAIQSALPGCTTFVEVKAEVEEEGAFVDLELPFQVAEDGKERDVYSGFPSRADEALKTLAALRQVLVTQLMSQEATQQNKRSTGPRLLRTTSLRTPVDSCARVMVHNGSEKSSPKLEEAAQDLGSRDKGFFDSPEDYAGYLMLEGYGGAGESSTDDDILAAAAGKRLRSSRGCTVDSCGNSRFSSMSQAGSLSSFSKQVLSHLRSLQANLSYLKEVEVKYNNLISQRPEGSTAETDGSKDKR; encoded by the exons ATGAGTGACACACAGTCCAACTTCACTGACAG gTTTCCCAAGAAAGCTAACAG aaccagcagcaTTCTCAGTAAAGACCACCCCCCAGACAAGAAACCTAAAAGTGACAAATCCTCACTTAGCTCCAATGAGTTTGACCCTACAG CTCTGGTGGTGCAGAAgagtggcagcagcagtgtgcTAGCAGAAGGAAAGCCTGAGTCCTGTG GTCTGGTCCCGCGATGTGTAATAATCCAGAAAGATGAAAATGGCTTTGGGCTCACTGTCAGCGGTGACAACCCAGTGTTTGTGCAGCTTGTCAAAGAAG ATGGGGCTGCTATGCGGGCAGGTGTTCAGACAGGAGATAGGATTATCAAG GTTAACGGGACCCTTGTTACACACTCTAATCACATCGAGGTGGTGAAGCTCATCAAAT CTGGCTCCTATGTGGCCCTCACAGTTTTGGGCCGTCCTCCAGGGCTTACCCAGATACCTCTATCTGAAGCAGAGTCAGAAATGTTGGGTGTTAGCATTTCTTCTCCAAGCTCTCCAGCAACAGAACGCCCATACAGTCCTCAGGATCGCTTCTCTGCCCAGCCATCATGG GATGAGAACAACAGTGTCTGCAACCAGAAGGTTGACTACTCGGCAAAAATGCTCTCCAGAGAGCAGGACCTGCAG GCCATGAAGGAGGAGTACAGCAGGAAACTCTCCCCAAAACTACTGAAAGACACCCAAGAAGCTAAGAAACACATTCCTCAACAGGGTCACCCTTGCAGGACCACTGGTGCAACGCAG GAACCTTTTCATGGTATTGATGCAGACGACGGTAGCATGTTTGAGACGGACTTCTCTCCCACCTTTAAAGGAGACAACAACACGGATTCGTCCTGGACCAGCACTCCA ACATCACGTGGATTCGGATGCGGATCTCCAGAGAACCACCATTTAAAAGAGTCATCCTTCCCCAGCCCAAAGAGCACACCCAGAAGCAGCCTCAACTCCTGCCACTCGCCAGACGCAGAGGACGTTACTGACCTG GATTCTCTTTCCCCAACCACAGTCAGCAGTCCCTCCGTCTCCCGCGTCATCTCCCAAATCATTGGAGCTGAAGATGATTATTTTGATTCAGACCAGGAACAG TCAAACGGCCAGTGTAACAGCTTTAACAGCATCGAGCAGCTCAAGTCTCGGCCTGCCCACCTCGCAGCCTTCCTCCACCACGTCATTTCCCAGTTCGACCCTGCTCCTGTG CTATGCTACCTCTATGCTGATTTCTACAAGCAGACCAACTCCAAAGAGACCAGACGGGTGTTCATGGACCTCCACAATTTTTTCATTGACCGGGGAGCA AATTTGAAAGTTCCTGTTCCCGACTCCATCTCTGCTGATCTTG ACCGGCGACGGACAGAACTGATCCCAGAGGAAATAAACAGACAGCTTGTTCAAATGCTGCAGGACTCTCTGCTCCCTGACATCCAGAAGAACCTCGAGGATTTCAG GCAGAAGCGCAGTATGGGCCTGACAGTGGCAGAGGTGGAGCTGTCCAGACTGGACCAAGAGCGAATCAGAGACCGCGTCACCTTGGAGCGAGAACGCTCATATGCTGAAAACATTATTGGCAAGATAGAGGACATCCT gTTAACTACACAgacaacagaggaagagaaatg CACTACAATGCAGTATGTCATCTATACATACATGAAGCACCTTGGTGTGAGGGTCAAGGAACCTCGCAGTCTGGAGTCCAAACGGGTCCGGATCAACTTTCTGCCCAAGATAAAG AAAAGcataaagacagaaaaggaaggagaagagaagaagaaacccaGATTTCCCAGTATTCTCGGACCTCAGCGTCGACCGAGCCGTATTGAAGCTGCACCAG TGAGCAAGGCTTTGGACGGCCGTCCCCGGCCTCAGAAACAGCTGTCTCAGCCCACGCTTGGCGCCAGCGAGCACACGGAGGCTGGTCGTCTCAGAGGCAGCCAATCAAGCGAAGGGCCCGAGCTGATTCATTCAACGTCTGTCAACACTTCATCCCCCAGCAGCACAGCCGTGAGCTCGGACAGCAGCCGAGACGCCGATGCGA GTGGTACTCTGACCTCAGGCCCCTCCAGGATGAGTGATGGCCTTCAGGCTGACCCACTGGAAGGGTTGCCATACCCTCCCACACACTTTGACCTTTACAGCTTGGACCAACTgcaagaggaggacagagaaagcGACAG AGCTCATGAGGGAACACCAAAAATTATTAGAAG ATTTGAGGGAATAGTTGGCGCTGATATCCAGAGTGAGGACGACCAAGGGACCGACTCCGAGCATGACCCCCCATACTGGCAGCAGTTGGTTGGGCGGGAGGTCCTCGCAGGTCTGATGCCTCAGGAAATCAAGAGACAAGAAGTCATTAATG AACTGTTTTACACCGAGCGAGCGCACGTCCGAATGCTGAGAGTTTTGGACCACCTTTTCTACCAGAGACTCTCCAAAGACGCCATCCTACCTCCTGCTGACATTAAGAACATCTTTACTAATCTGGAAGAGATTTTACAACTGCACG TTTCAATATTGGAGCAAATGGCAGCCGTTCGGAAGAGAAACGAGTCTTCAGTAATTGATCAGATAGGAGATGACTTGCTCTCCTGG TTCagcaggggagaggaggagaagatcaaGCAGGCAGCAGGCACCTTCTGCAGTAACCAGCCTTTCTCTTTGGAGATCATCAAGACGAAGCAGAAAAAGGACTCCCGCTTCGCATCATTCATCCAG GAGGCCGAGAGTAACCGACTGTGTCGCCGACTTCAGCTTAAAGACATCATCCCCATAGAGATGCAGCGGCTCACCAAGTaccctctgctgctggacaacaTTGCAAAATATACAG ACAACACGGCTGAGAAGGACAAAGTGAAGCAGGCAGCAGATTGCTGTAGAAAGATTCTCAATCACGTCAACCAGGCTGTGAAGGAATCGGAGGACAAGCAG CGGTTAGAGGACTATCAGAGAAGATTGGATCTCTCGTCTCTAAAACAGACGGACAACCCAATGATCCTGGAGTTAAAG AACTTGGATCTAACAAAGAGAACAATGGTGCATGAAGGACCGCTGTCCtggaaaatgaacaaagacaaGACTATTG AACTTTACACGCTGCTCCTGGAGGACATCCTGGTCCTGTTACAGAAACAGGATGAGCGCCTCATCCTTAAATGTCACAGCAAAAACCTGGCGGGCACCGCGGACACCAAACACACCTTCAGCCCCATCATCAAGCTCAACACCGTACTGGTGCGCTCCGTGGCCACAG ACAACAAGTCCTTCTTTGTCCTTTCCATGTCGGAAAACGGAGCCCAGATCTATGAGCTGATGGCGCCCACCGTCTCGGATCAGATGAC GTGGCAGCGTCTCATCACCCAGAGAGCAGATGCCATTAAAGTCAAACCTCATAGCGTCATCCCATTACCTCAGACCGA gggggagagagacggtGTCGAGATCATTACAGCAGGTGTTTCCAGGATGATTAGAGACCCGGACCGCACGTCTACTGGCAGCACACAGTCTACAG ATAAAGAGAGCAGCCCAGCCCCCAGAAGTGCCATCCAGAGTGCCCTCCCTGGTTGTACTACCTTTGTGGAGGTGAAGGCGGAGGTAGAAGAGGAGGGAGCATTTGTGGACCTGGAGCTTCCTTTCCAAGTGGCTGAAGACGGCAAAGAGCGCGACGTGTACAGCGGATTCCCCTCTAGAGCAGACGAAGCGCTGAAAACAT TGGCGGCTCTAAGACAGGTGTTAGTGACCCAGCTGATGTCCCAGGAGGCCACGCAGCAGAACAAACGCTCCACGGGGCCCCGTCTCCTCAGGACCACCTCTCTGCGGACCCCAGTGGACAGCTGCGCACGCGTGATGGTCCACAATGGCTCCGAGAAGAGCAGCCCCAAGCTAGAGGAAGCGGCTCAGGACCTGGGCTCCAGGGACAAAGGCTTCTTTGACAGCCCTGAGGACTATG CGGGATATTTGATGCTGGAGGGCTACGGCGGTGCCGGGGAGAGCAGCACAGACGACGACATCCTGGCGGCGGCAGCAGGGAAGCGTCTGCGCTCCTCGCGAGGCTGCACCGTCGACTCGTGCGGCAATTCGAGATTTTCCTCCATGTCGCAGGCGGGCAGCCTCTCGTCTTTCAGCAAACAGGTTTTGTCTCACCTCCGAAGCCTTCAGGCCAACCTCAGTTATCTGAAG gaggtggaggttAAGTACAACAATCTAATAAGCCAAAGGCCAGAGGGGTCGACAGCCGAAACGGACGGAAGCAAAG ATAAAAGATAG
- the arhgef12a gene encoding rho guanine nucleotide exchange factor 12 isoform X4, which translates to MSDTQSNFTDRFPKKANRTSSILSKDHPPDKKPKSDKSSLSSNEFDPTGLVPRCVIIQKDENGFGLTVSGDNPVFVQLVKEDGAAMRAGVQTGDRIIKVNGTLVTHSNHIEVVKLIKSGSYVALTVLGRPPGLTQIPLSEAESEMLGVSISSPSSPATERPYSPQDRFSAQPSWDENNSVCNQKVDYSAKMLSREQDLQAMKEEYSRKLSPKLLKDTQEAKKHIPQQGHPCRTTGATQEPFHGIDADDGSMFETDFSPTFKGDNNTDSSWTSTPTSRGFGCGSPENHHLKESSFPSPKSTPRSSLNSCHSPDAEDVTDLDSLSPTTVSSPSVSRVISQIIGAEDDYFDSDQEQSNGQCNSFNSIEQLKSRPAHLAAFLHHVISQFDPAPVLCYLYADFYKQTNSKETRRVFMDLHNFFIDRGANLKVPVPDSISADLDRRRTELIPEEINRQLVQMLQDSLLPDIQKNLEDFRQKRSMGLTVAEVELSRLDQERIRDRVTLERERSYAENIIGKIEDILLTTQTTEEEKCTTMQYVIYTYMKHLGVRVKEPRSLESKRVRINFLPKIKKSIKTEKEGEEKKKPRFPSILGPQRRPSRIEAAPVSKALDGRPRPQKQLSQPTLGASEHTEAGRLRGSQSSEGPELIHSTSVNTSSPSSTAVSSDSSRDADASGTLTSGPSRMSDGLQADPLEGLPYPPTHFDLYSLDQLQEEDRESDRAHEGTPKIIRRFEGIVGADIQSEDDQGTDSEHDPPYWQQLVGREVLAGLMPQEIKRQEVINELFYTERAHVRMLRVLDHLFYQRLSKDAILPPADIKNIFTNLEEILQLHVSILEQMAAVRKRNESSVIDQIGDDLLSWFSRGEEEKIKQAAGTFCSNQPFSLEIIKTKQKKDSRFASFIQEAESNRLCRRLQLKDIIPIEMQRLTKYPLLLDNIAKYTDNTAEKDKVKQAADCCRKILNHVNQAVKESEDKQRLEDYQRRLDLSSLKQTDNPMILELKNLDLTKRTMVHEGPLSWKMNKDKTIELYTLLLEDILVLLQKQDERLILKCHSKNLAGTADTKHTFSPIIKLNTVLVRSVATDNKSFFVLSMSENGAQIYELMAPTVSDQMTWQRLITQRADAIKVKPHSVIPLPQTEGERDGVEIITAGVSRMIRDPDRTSTGSTQSTDKESSPAPRSAIQSALPGCTTFVEVKAEVEEEGAFVDLELPFQVAEDGKERDVYSGFPSRADEALKTLAALRQVLVTQLMSQEATQQNKRSTGPRLLRTTSLRTPVDSCARVMVHNGSEKSSPKLEEAAQDLGSRDKGFFDSPEDYAGYLMLEGYGGAGESSTDDDILAAAAGKRLRSSRGCTVDSCGNSRFSSMSQAGSLSSFSKQVLSHLRSLQANLSYLKEVEVKYNNLISQRPEGSTAETDGSKDKR; encoded by the exons ATGAGTGACACACAGTCCAACTTCACTGACAG gTTTCCCAAGAAAGCTAACAG aaccagcagcaTTCTCAGTAAAGACCACCCCCCAGACAAGAAACCTAAAAGTGACAAATCCTCACTTAGCTCCAATGAGTTTGACCCTACAG GTCTGGTCCCGCGATGTGTAATAATCCAGAAAGATGAAAATGGCTTTGGGCTCACTGTCAGCGGTGACAACCCAGTGTTTGTGCAGCTTGTCAAAGAAG ATGGGGCTGCTATGCGGGCAGGTGTTCAGACAGGAGATAGGATTATCAAG GTTAACGGGACCCTTGTTACACACTCTAATCACATCGAGGTGGTGAAGCTCATCAAAT CTGGCTCCTATGTGGCCCTCACAGTTTTGGGCCGTCCTCCAGGGCTTACCCAGATACCTCTATCTGAAGCAGAGTCAGAAATGTTGGGTGTTAGCATTTCTTCTCCAAGCTCTCCAGCAACAGAACGCCCATACAGTCCTCAGGATCGCTTCTCTGCCCAGCCATCATGG GATGAGAACAACAGTGTCTGCAACCAGAAGGTTGACTACTCGGCAAAAATGCTCTCCAGAGAGCAGGACCTGCAG GCCATGAAGGAGGAGTACAGCAGGAAACTCTCCCCAAAACTACTGAAAGACACCCAAGAAGCTAAGAAACACATTCCTCAACAGGGTCACCCTTGCAGGACCACTGGTGCAACGCAG GAACCTTTTCATGGTATTGATGCAGACGACGGTAGCATGTTTGAGACGGACTTCTCTCCCACCTTTAAAGGAGACAACAACACGGATTCGTCCTGGACCAGCACTCCA ACATCACGTGGATTCGGATGCGGATCTCCAGAGAACCACCATTTAAAAGAGTCATCCTTCCCCAGCCCAAAGAGCACACCCAGAAGCAGCCTCAACTCCTGCCACTCGCCAGACGCAGAGGACGTTACTGACCTG GATTCTCTTTCCCCAACCACAGTCAGCAGTCCCTCCGTCTCCCGCGTCATCTCCCAAATCATTGGAGCTGAAGATGATTATTTTGATTCAGACCAGGAACAG TCAAACGGCCAGTGTAACAGCTTTAACAGCATCGAGCAGCTCAAGTCTCGGCCTGCCCACCTCGCAGCCTTCCTCCACCACGTCATTTCCCAGTTCGACCCTGCTCCTGTG CTATGCTACCTCTATGCTGATTTCTACAAGCAGACCAACTCCAAAGAGACCAGACGGGTGTTCATGGACCTCCACAATTTTTTCATTGACCGGGGAGCA AATTTGAAAGTTCCTGTTCCCGACTCCATCTCTGCTGATCTTG ACCGGCGACGGACAGAACTGATCCCAGAGGAAATAAACAGACAGCTTGTTCAAATGCTGCAGGACTCTCTGCTCCCTGACATCCAGAAGAACCTCGAGGATTTCAG GCAGAAGCGCAGTATGGGCCTGACAGTGGCAGAGGTGGAGCTGTCCAGACTGGACCAAGAGCGAATCAGAGACCGCGTCACCTTGGAGCGAGAACGCTCATATGCTGAAAACATTATTGGCAAGATAGAGGACATCCT gTTAACTACACAgacaacagaggaagagaaatg CACTACAATGCAGTATGTCATCTATACATACATGAAGCACCTTGGTGTGAGGGTCAAGGAACCTCGCAGTCTGGAGTCCAAACGGGTCCGGATCAACTTTCTGCCCAAGATAAAG AAAAGcataaagacagaaaaggaaggagaagagaagaagaaacccaGATTTCCCAGTATTCTCGGACCTCAGCGTCGACCGAGCCGTATTGAAGCTGCACCAG TGAGCAAGGCTTTGGACGGCCGTCCCCGGCCTCAGAAACAGCTGTCTCAGCCCACGCTTGGCGCCAGCGAGCACACGGAGGCTGGTCGTCTCAGAGGCAGCCAATCAAGCGAAGGGCCCGAGCTGATTCATTCAACGTCTGTCAACACTTCATCCCCCAGCAGCACAGCCGTGAGCTCGGACAGCAGCCGAGACGCCGATGCGA GTGGTACTCTGACCTCAGGCCCCTCCAGGATGAGTGATGGCCTTCAGGCTGACCCACTGGAAGGGTTGCCATACCCTCCCACACACTTTGACCTTTACAGCTTGGACCAACTgcaagaggaggacagagaaagcGACAG AGCTCATGAGGGAACACCAAAAATTATTAGAAG ATTTGAGGGAATAGTTGGCGCTGATATCCAGAGTGAGGACGACCAAGGGACCGACTCCGAGCATGACCCCCCATACTGGCAGCAGTTGGTTGGGCGGGAGGTCCTCGCAGGTCTGATGCCTCAGGAAATCAAGAGACAAGAAGTCATTAATG AACTGTTTTACACCGAGCGAGCGCACGTCCGAATGCTGAGAGTTTTGGACCACCTTTTCTACCAGAGACTCTCCAAAGACGCCATCCTACCTCCTGCTGACATTAAGAACATCTTTACTAATCTGGAAGAGATTTTACAACTGCACG TTTCAATATTGGAGCAAATGGCAGCCGTTCGGAAGAGAAACGAGTCTTCAGTAATTGATCAGATAGGAGATGACTTGCTCTCCTGG TTCagcaggggagaggaggagaagatcaaGCAGGCAGCAGGCACCTTCTGCAGTAACCAGCCTTTCTCTTTGGAGATCATCAAGACGAAGCAGAAAAAGGACTCCCGCTTCGCATCATTCATCCAG GAGGCCGAGAGTAACCGACTGTGTCGCCGACTTCAGCTTAAAGACATCATCCCCATAGAGATGCAGCGGCTCACCAAGTaccctctgctgctggacaacaTTGCAAAATATACAG ACAACACGGCTGAGAAGGACAAAGTGAAGCAGGCAGCAGATTGCTGTAGAAAGATTCTCAATCACGTCAACCAGGCTGTGAAGGAATCGGAGGACAAGCAG CGGTTAGAGGACTATCAGAGAAGATTGGATCTCTCGTCTCTAAAACAGACGGACAACCCAATGATCCTGGAGTTAAAG AACTTGGATCTAACAAAGAGAACAATGGTGCATGAAGGACCGCTGTCCtggaaaatgaacaaagacaaGACTATTG AACTTTACACGCTGCTCCTGGAGGACATCCTGGTCCTGTTACAGAAACAGGATGAGCGCCTCATCCTTAAATGTCACAGCAAAAACCTGGCGGGCACCGCGGACACCAAACACACCTTCAGCCCCATCATCAAGCTCAACACCGTACTGGTGCGCTCCGTGGCCACAG ACAACAAGTCCTTCTTTGTCCTTTCCATGTCGGAAAACGGAGCCCAGATCTATGAGCTGATGGCGCCCACCGTCTCGGATCAGATGAC GTGGCAGCGTCTCATCACCCAGAGAGCAGATGCCATTAAAGTCAAACCTCATAGCGTCATCCCATTACCTCAGACCGA gggggagagagacggtGTCGAGATCATTACAGCAGGTGTTTCCAGGATGATTAGAGACCCGGACCGCACGTCTACTGGCAGCACACAGTCTACAG ATAAAGAGAGCAGCCCAGCCCCCAGAAGTGCCATCCAGAGTGCCCTCCCTGGTTGTACTACCTTTGTGGAGGTGAAGGCGGAGGTAGAAGAGGAGGGAGCATTTGTGGACCTGGAGCTTCCTTTCCAAGTGGCTGAAGACGGCAAAGAGCGCGACGTGTACAGCGGATTCCCCTCTAGAGCAGACGAAGCGCTGAAAACAT TGGCGGCTCTAAGACAGGTGTTAGTGACCCAGCTGATGTCCCAGGAGGCCACGCAGCAGAACAAACGCTCCACGGGGCCCCGTCTCCTCAGGACCACCTCTCTGCGGACCCCAGTGGACAGCTGCGCACGCGTGATGGTCCACAATGGCTCCGAGAAGAGCAGCCCCAAGCTAGAGGAAGCGGCTCAGGACCTGGGCTCCAGGGACAAAGGCTTCTTTGACAGCCCTGAGGACTATG CGGGATATTTGATGCTGGAGGGCTACGGCGGTGCCGGGGAGAGCAGCACAGACGACGACATCCTGGCGGCGGCAGCAGGGAAGCGTCTGCGCTCCTCGCGAGGCTGCACCGTCGACTCGTGCGGCAATTCGAGATTTTCCTCCATGTCGCAGGCGGGCAGCCTCTCGTCTTTCAGCAAACAGGTTTTGTCTCACCTCCGAAGCCTTCAGGCCAACCTCAGTTATCTGAAG gaggtggaggttAAGTACAACAATCTAATAAGCCAAAGGCCAGAGGGGTCGACAGCCGAAACGGACGGAAGCAAAG ATAAAAGATAG